In one window of Prionailurus bengalensis isolate Pbe53 chromosome B3, Fcat_Pben_1.1_paternal_pri, whole genome shotgun sequence DNA:
- the LOC122467854 gene encoding olfactory receptor 4F3/4F16/4F29-like, with amino-acid sequence MGGGNNSVVSEIVLVGLTNSLKMQLVLFLVFSVFYVTGILGNLLIVLTVISDSHLHSPMYFLLANLSFIDMWVSSIAAPKMISDLFKERKVISFQGCIAQMFFIHVIGGTEMVLLIAMALDRYVAICRPLHYLTIMNFRTCILLLVVAWTIGIIHSLIQLVFVVNLPLCGPNELDSFYCDLPRFIRLSCTDTYRLELMVTANSGFISLGTFFILVISYIFTLVIVWQRSSGGLSKALSTLSAHITVVVLFFGPCIFVYSWPFPTVPVDKFLAIFDVIITPFLNPAIYTFRNKEVKVAMRRIFSQVSSFRKMF; translated from the coding sequence ATGGGGGGAGGAAATAATTCGGTGGTGTCTGAGATTGTGTTGGTGGGACTCACCAATTCTTTGAAGATGCAGCTTGtcttatttctagttttctctgtGTTCTATGTCACAGGTATTTTAGGAAACCTCCTCATTGTGCTCACAGTGATCTCTGACTCCCATTTACACTCCCCTATGTACTTCCTGCTGGCCAACCTCTCTTTTATTGACATGTGGGTTTCCTCCATTGCAGCTCCCAAGATGATTTCTGATCTTTTCAAGGAGAGAAAAGTAATCTCTTTCCAAGGCTGCATTGCTCAGATGTTCTTCATTCATGTTATTGGAGGAACTGAGATGGTTCTGCTCATTGCCATGGCCCTTGACCGTTATGTTGCTATATGCAGGCCTCTTCACTACCTGACCATCATGAACTTCAGAACTTGTATTTTACTCTTGGTGGTGGCCTGGACCATTGGGATCATCCACTCACTGATCCAACTTGTGTTTGTTGTAAACCTGCCACTCTGTGGCCCCAACGAACTGGACAGCTTTTACTGTGATCTTCCTCGATTTATTAGGCTTTCCTGCACAGACACTTACAGATTGGAGCTCATGGTCACTGCCAATAGTGGTTTCATCTCTCTGGGgacttttttcattttggttatttcctATATCTTCACCTTGGTCATTGTTTGGCAACGTTCTTCAGGTGGCTTGTCCAAGGCCCTCTCTACTCTGTCAGCTCACATCACAGTGGTAGTCTTGTTTTTTGGTCCATGTATTTTTGTGTACTCATGGCCATTTCCCACAGTGCCAGTGGATAAGTTCCTTGCCATTTTTGACGTAATTATTACCCCATTTCTGAACCCTGCCATCTATACTTTTAGGAATAAAGAGGTGAAAGTGGCAATGAGGAGAATATTCAGTCAGGTGTCGAGTTTCAGGAAGATGTTTTAA